In Drosophila santomea strain STO CAGO 1482 chromosome 2L, Prin_Dsan_1.1, whole genome shotgun sequence, a single window of DNA contains:
- the LOC120458551 gene encoding general transcription factor 3C polypeptide 1, whose translation MSASSGGSWIHAIYDEVALEGLEGVTLPYLWDLLARRLDFFPSPLPDRIRDQTWTLLLRTPSHKIEFFELPADRPLMPYYDRLNDIDEQLGLPVVPEQCPYMLFPAAYVQEGDIKGNCNDFKTRKPIPSSDLLSLNAAQATEQWAGRLVVVASQELRETALTPESLMMPKNLPLPNYIFLEAIGRSRYSGHTTAGPWSLINYSKDTGILFYIKNKLINLQLIIAQNYNEMNKGRILVSSLLMLPRFYRIYKNHSQENLEKLYLEIMRTPSRQVPVTEITDLLGRPTNFKTKKLLVTHAFRKFFETKQVERPVAPLTKSGKQSKATTRKVTVIQLRNPNMQLKDLYKDDESEENQASEFLDLGHCFLDMPPEEEVYRAVAKFGKRGLNSNELCHYTGINATSMRHFIKRVKKHGLVKEYSEQVGKSRQFRFVAVGHLGDLTKEDEIKKKALEIRCKDEPNITESTDVLLKDLPEIVTNARPIAFKIKKTRAANQTQRQINRQKMIVRQIDQNCLVPLPRVLRSLQETERQAGFKDSLCRRSLMRLLRPMVEENVINVFEITLHYNQRVRVYRFATHPKIGLDHAVMKREIVKLKSNFHLITEERLKRPSQMPPKERKELLARRKLTPERSSVVFKTQAPKLLLARTLHEFLYYLHHELSPEQKPLPMTAELVQQWQKSEPALQPRQFFDEWQADEVKVQPFSEDIGWRTFIPPLPPYADKPSGWLYFMDAMDRMPLSLFLRICRIEREASDELRLQLQHPIRQHYLLSQLKLETIVPRLKLQQLYVGTLRLLNNMGLIQVSDQKLGRDSLHRWVFLNQRTSLLDTTSSTEHNYMQVSADRSYTKLNFEFSSVEQLGNYWAKLQHICIYTKLGYRKSLSTQRSLPARLKVLVFQPTVEFNQAVELDNGTVPGDHLGAAGLSSHLFAHQFRHWSWVQRQNGGKSNAAREKAKRTVRKRAVITRLKIGPRLAVRKARELSSGKTLNKSSGPRDDIDRDALRNMRTLRVKWAPEEDRLLKMGRAVYMFIDAPTMTLALCDLAVVCRDLIRRWLGICNKTTQACVRRVQFMVKMKRDIPDVPSWIYAMQTQPQFNTVYNERFLSQLKRDYSNKTDFQNALMTHFALMMAKLQRMIAKSQGSVSRQFLLPDSLDAFGSQLRECRSAHEEQQLLFQDPASETDLQVAVAHGVLHSNICCAKDKTLLNLQTFEIYKHFSEEVLNSAFNKARADSLLVAVKRRNIQSAASRQISGPGHLLSSKYKYRLIYTKLTHFLYDSFFALDQKLRADQEQQLSSPHFGQLLVMGEWLSENRLRLSLQLPTNILTVDTTTMGRQSGCHSDRILDHYSCIFDNAPQTEYSKRLEGECSGRQASRVRFHPANLSFRLPTSAYNQLSKLQLRAMHFFCALDALGEAITLSQSRLEQFDCPFANCIMRSGNYLNAVERIAHEQRPILRQLVADALPSQQFELESHPAGTPLTVTNANLLPFAQQLEAFWRQKQRTTELKDLGKTLEERTQHKLTDWRSICAELLDDEPHAWEADRVQEYEPALNKEERARAQDVFVVHLPTIAMKVVEQPETKQTIDSLRTSVLDKVLKTTYWQYTENSFESLRPKLHESGFDDRAIRHMEDILCHIEKHSLGVKGLELRRIFPLGDFLLETLHLLADHNLIKRVGIVSVMYVHKNHIRNWVVHTFHIKRLEREKVQTMVAAAPGTLLAVVGHKRKLEAQETASSVPEKKVKLMEQLSTESESDEAGGSAAKRPKRITRKEPSLEVANTTLEASRDAIAMRPQPWIRVNASLNRRVLDRWLGAVLSECISRVGCTVHSLFLRFLHLVPVDVMFLLELLHDLGCVQLMEMRPHKVHVESLLDDEHEDGDEQPVTELYDPMQTYVQVHGHAIGRLTNFIGIKKYSTEFI comes from the exons ATGAGTGCCAGTTCCGGAGGGTCCTGGATCCACGCCATCTATGATGAGGTAGCCCTCGAGGGTTTGGAGGGGGTGACATTGCCCT ATCTATGGGACCTGCTGGCCAGACGCCTGGATTTTTTTCCATCTCCGCTGCCTGACCGCATTCGGGATCAGACGTGGACCTTGCTGCTGCGCACTCCGTCCCACAAGATCGAGTTCTTTGAACTGCCGGCGGACAGACCACTAATGCCCTACTATGATCGCCTCAACGACATCGACGAGCAGCTGGGATTGCCAGTGGTGCCCGAGCAGTGTCCCTACATGTTGTTCCCGGCCGCGTATGTGCAAGAGGGCGACATCAAGGGTAACTGCAACGACTTCAAGACCCGCAAGCCAATCCCTTCCAGCGATCTGCTTTCTCTTAATGCCGCTCAAGCCACGGAACAGTGGGCCGGCAGGCTCGTAGTAGTGGCCTCCCAAGAGCTAAGGGAGACAGCGCTCACACCCGAAAGCCTCATGATGCCCAAGAATCTGCCACTGCCCAACTACATCTTCCTGGAGGCCATCGGACGGTCTCGGTACAGCGGACACACGACCGCAGGCCCTTGGTCTCTTATAAACTACAGCAAGGACACAGGAATTCTCTTCTATATCAA AAACAAGTTGATAAATCTGCAGCTAATTATTGCCCAGAACTATAACGAAATGAACAAGGGACGCATCCTGGTCTCTTCGCTGCTGATGCTACCGCGCTTTTACCGCATCTACAAGAACCACTCTCAGGAAAATCTGGAAAAGCTATACCTGGAAATAATGCGTACGCCAAGCCGCCAGGTACCCGTGACCGAAATAACCGATCTACTAGGCCGTCCTACCAATTTTAAGACGAAGAAGCTACTGGTGACCCACGCCTTTCGTAAGTTCTTCGAGACTAAGCAAGTGGAAAGGCCCGTTGCGCCACTGACCAAGTCGGGAAAGCAGTCCAAAGCAACCACACGCAAGGTGACAGTGATACAGCTGCGCAATCCAAATATGCAACTGAAGGATCTGTACAAGGATGATGAAAGCGAGGAGAATCAGGCATCCGAGTTCTTGGATCTGGGCCACTGCTTTCTTGATATGCCTCCGGAGGAGGAAGTTTACCGCGCAGTGGCGAAATTCGGCAAACGGGGTCTTAATAGCAACGAGTTGTGCCATTACACTGGCATCAACGCCACCTCAATGCGACACTTTATTAAACGAGTAAAAAAACACGGCCTGGTAAAAGAGTACTCGGAGCAGGTGGGAAAGAGCCGGCAGTTCCGCTTTGTGGCCGTAGGACACTTGGGGGATCTTACAAAAGAGGACGAGATCAAGAAAAAGGCACTGGAGATTAGGTGTAAGGATGAGCCG AATATTACCGAAAGCACTGATGTTCTGCTGAAGGACTTACCCGAGATCGTGACGAATGCCCGACCCATAGCGTTCAAAATTAAGAAGACCCGAGCGGCCAATCAGACACAGCGCCAAATCAACCGCCAGAAAATGATTGTGCGCCAGATCGACCAGAATTGTCTGGTGCCCCTGCCCCGGGTGTTAAGATCTCTCCAGGAAACGGAGCGGCAGGCCGGCTTTAAGGATAGCCTATGCCGCCGCTCTTTGATGCGCCTTCTGCGTCCTATGGTTGAGGAAAATGTTATAAACGTGTTCGAGATCACCCTACACTACAATCAACGCGTTCGCGTCTACCGTTTCGCCACACACCCGAAAATCGGTCTTGACCACGCGGTCATGAAACGCGAGATTGTCAAGCTCAAGAGTAACTTCCACTTGATCACTGAGGAGCGCTTGAAGCGCCCATCACAGATGCCTCCCAAGGAGCGCAAGGAATTACTCGCTCGTCGAAAACTGACGCCGGAGCGTTCAAGTGTAGTCTTCAAGACGCAGGCACCCAAACTTCTGTTGGCGAGGACATTGCACGAGTTCCTCTACTATTTGCACCACGAGCTGTCGCCGGAACAGAAGCCTCTACCCATGACCGCCGAGCTTGTGCAGCAATGGCAGAAGTCAGAACCGGCACTGCAACCGCGCCAGTTCTTCGACGAGTGGCAGGCGGATGAAGTAAAGGTTCAGCCCTTCTCCGAGGACATAGGTTGGCGCACTTTTATACCGCCGTTGCCGCCCTACGCAGACAAACCATCTGGCTGGCTTTACTTTATGGATGCCATGGACAGAATGCCGCTCTCGCTCTTTCTGCGCATCTGTCGCATCGAGCGTGAAGCCAGCGACGAGTTGCGTCTGCAGCTTCAGCATCCCATCCGTCAGCACTACCTGCTTTCCCAGCTCAAGCTGGAAACGATTGTGCCACGTTTGAAGTTGCAGCAGCTTTACGTGGGCACTCTGCGACTTCTCAACAATATGGGTCTAATACAG GTAAGCGATCAGAAGTTAGGTCGTGACTCCCTGCACCGCTGGGTGTTCCTCAATCAGCGAACAAGTTTGCTGGATACGACTTCCAGCACAGAGCACAACTACATGCAAGTGAGCGCCGATCGCTCGTATACAAAGCTCAACTTTGAGTTCTCCAGCGTGGAACAACTGGGCAACTACTGGGCCAAGCTGCAGCACATCTGCATTTACACGAAGCTGGGATACCGCAAATCGTTAAGCACGCAGAGAAGTCTACCGGCGCGTTTGAAGGTTCTGGTCTTCCAGCCCACGGTGGAGTTCAACCAGGCCGTTGAGCTGGACAACGGAACAGTGCCTGGTGATCACCTGGGAGCCGCTGGATTGAGCTCCCATTTGTTTGCCCACCAGTTCCGCCACTGGTCGTGGGTGCAGCGCCAGAATGGTGGAAAGTCAAATGCAGCAAGGGAAAAGGCAAAGAGGACAGTCCGGAAGCGAGCTGTAATCACGCGCCTGAAGATTGGTCCCCGACTAGCGGTACGCAAAGCACGCGAGCTATCCTCCGgcaaaactttaaataagTCCTCCGGCCCACGAGACGACATTGACCGGGATGCCCTCAGGAATATGCGAACATTGCGCGTTAAATGGGCGCCAGAGGAGGATCGTTTGCTCAAGATGGGCCGGGCCGTTTACATGTTCATTGATGCACCCACAATGACCTTGGCCTTGTGCGACTTGGCTGTTGTCTGCCGCGATTTGATTCGCCGCTGGCTGGGCATCTGCAACAAGACAACTCAGGCCTGCGTGCGCCGCGTTCAGTTTATGGTGAAGATGAAGCGCGACATTCCGGACGTGCCCAGCTGGATCTACGCAATGCAAACGCAGCCACAGTTCAACACGGTGTACAACGAACGATTTTTGAGCCAGCTGAAGCGAGATTATTCCAATAAGACCGATTTCCAAAACGCGCTTATGACTCACTTTGCCCTAATGATGGCCAAACTGCAGCGAATGATAGCGAAATCT CAAGGTTCTGTTAGCCGCCAGTTTTTGCTGCCCGACTCCTTGGACGCCTTTGGCAGCCAACTACGCGAGTGTCGATCGGCGCACGAGGAGCAGCAATTGCTATTCCAGGACCCCGCTTCGGAGACGGATCTACAGGTGGCCGTCGCTCATGGCGTGTTGCACAGCAACATATGCTGCGCCAAGGACAAGACGCTGCTGAACCTGCAGACTTTCGAGATCTACAAGCACTTCTCCGAGGAGGTGCTCAACTCAGCCTTCAACAAAGCGCGTGCAGATTCGTTGCTAGTTGCGGTGAAGAGGCGAAACATTCAGTCGGCTGCCAGCCGCCAAATCTCCGGACCTGGTCATTTGCTGAGCTCAAAGTACAAGTACCGCCTAATTTACACCAAGCTGACGCACTTCCTCTACGACAGCTTCTTTGCATTGGACCAAAAGCTGCGGGCagaccaggagcagcagctatCCTCGCCGCATTTCGGCCAACTCCTGGTGATGGGCGAGTGGTTGTCGGAAAACAGGCTACGTCTTTCACTTCAGCTGCCCACAAATATCCTGACCGTGGACACCACCACCATGGGCAGGCAGAGTGGTTGCCACTCAGATCGAATTCTGGATCACTACAGCTGCATCTTCGACAACGCCCCGCAAACCGAGTACTCTAAGCGGTTGGAGGGCGAGTGCAGTGGACGCCAAGCGTCGCGTGTGCGTTTTCATCCGGCCAACCTGAGCTTTCGCCTCCCGACTTCTGCTTATAACCAGCTCTCCAAACTGCAGCTGCGTGCTATGCATTTCTTCTGTGCACTGGATGCCTTGGGCGAGGCCATCACTTTAAGCCAGTCGCGTTTGGAGCAGTTCGACTGCCCCTTCGCCAACTGCATTATGCGCAGTGGCAACTATTTAAACGCCGTCGAGCGGATTGCCCACGAGCAGCGACCCATTCTCCGGCAACTGGTGGCCGATGCTTTACCATCGCAGCAGTTCGAACTGGAATCGCATCCAGCGGGAACACCCCTCACAGTGACCAACGCCAATCTTCTGCCGTTTGCACAGCAACTGGAGGCTTTCTGGCGACAAAAACAACGAACGACGGAGCTTAAGGATTTGGGTAAGACGCTAGAGGAACGAACCCAGCACAAGCTCACCGACTGGCGTTCCATTTGTGCTGAGCTGCTTGATGATGAGCCACATGCATGGGAGGCGGATCGCGTTCAGGAGTACGAACCTGCACTGAACAAGGAAGAGCGTGCTCGAGCGCAGGATGTGTTTGTAGTTCATCTACCCACCATTGCAATGAAGGTTGTGGAACAGCCGGAAACCAAACAGACAATTGACAGCCTGCGTACTTCGGTTCTCGACAAGGTTCTTAA AACTACCTACTGGCAGTACACGGAGAACAGCTTTGAAAGCCTTAGGCCTAAGCTGCACGAGAGTGGATTCGATGATCGTGCCATCCGCCACATGGAGGACATACTCTGTCACATTGAAAAGCATTCACTCGGTGTGAAGGGCCTGGAGTTGAGGAGGATATTTCCCCTGGGAGATTTCCTGTTGGAAACTCTCCATCTACTAGCTGACCACAATCTAATCAAACGAGTGGGCATAGTTAGTGTCATGTATGTTCATAAAAACCACATCCGTAATTGGGTGGTGCACACGTTCCACATCAAGAGATTGGAGCGGGAAAAAGTGCAGACCATGGTGGCGGCGGCACCTGGAACACTCCTAGCCGTCGTTGGTCACAAGCGCAAACTGGAGGCTCAGGAGACAGCTAGCTCTGTTCCAGAAAAGAAGGTTAAACTCATGGAGCAACTGAGCACTGAAAGTGAGAGTGACGAGGCGGGTGGATCTGCTGCCAAGCGGCCAAAGAGGATTACACGAAAGGAACCCTCCCTCGAAGTGGCTAATACCACTCTGGAAGCTTCACGGGATGCAATTGCCATGCGACCGCAGCCTTGGATCCGCGTAAATGCATCCCTCAATCGACGCGTCCTCGACCGCTGGCTGGGCGCCGTTCTCAGCGAGTGCATCTCTCGTGTAGGCTGCACCGTGCACAGCTTGTTTCTCAGGTTCTTGCACTTGGTGCCTGTGGACGTCATGTTCCTGCTGGAGCTTCTGCACGATCTCGGTTGCGTACAACTAATGGAGATGCGACCTCACAAAGTGCACGTGGAATCGCTGCTGGATGATGAACATGAAGACGGTGATGAGCAGCCAGTCACGGAGCTCTACGATCCCATGCAGACCTACGTTCAAGTGCATGGCCACGCTATAGGCAGGCTCACCAACTTCATTGGCATAAAAAAATACAGCactgaatttatttaa
- the LOC120458558 gene encoding inhibitor of growth protein 5 isoform X2 — translation MSSAIYLENYLDGLESLPTELERNFKLMRKLDDRAQTAMKSIDSHAKDFMRKLGENGAMSEEERRERQEDIKALFGKAKEYSDDKVQLAIQTYELVDKQIRRLDNDLARFEGEIQEKASSTRAKSEEVVAKKGRKKTKDSKTTGKKKKSASSDEETGRGNNQSNANSSVNSSSNAGQGTKKKKSKKTVEVDDSEKESCHTAATHPSDVMDMPVDPNEPTYCLCHQVSYGEMIGCDNPDCPIEWFHFACVGLTTKPKGKWFCPKCTQDRKKK, via the exons ATGTCTTCGGCTATATACCTAGAGAACTATTTGGATG GATTGGAAAGCCTGCCAACGGAGCTGGAGAGAAATTTTAAGCTGATGCGAAAACTGGACGACCGAGCACAAACAGCGATGAAAAGCATAGATAGCCACGCCAAGGACTTTATGCGAAAGCTGGGCGAGAACGGCGCCATGAGCGAGGAGGAGAGGAGGGAGCGCCAGGAGGACATCAAGGCGCTGTTCGGAAAGGCCAAGGAGTACAGCGACGACAAGGTGCAGCTGGCCATCCAGACCTACGAACTAGTGGACAAGCAGATCCGGCGACTGGACAACGATTTAGCCCGCTTTGAGGGAGAGATCCAGGAGAAGGCCTCATCTACGCGTGCAAAATCCGAGGAAGTGGTGGCCAAGA AAGGTCGAAAAAAAACCAAGGACAGCAAGACGAcgggaaaaaagaaaaagtcgGCATCCTCAGATGAGGAAACTGGGCGGGGCAACAACCAATCTAACGCCAATTCCAGTGTTAATTCGAGCAGCAATGCCGGGCAAGgtaccaaaaagaaaaagtcaAAG AAAACCGTCGAGGTTGATGACTCTGAGAAGGAATCCTGCCACACGGCCGCCACTCATCCCAGCGACGTTATGGACATGCCCGTCGACCCCAATGAGCCCACATATTGCCTATGTCACCAGGTATCCTATGGAGAGATGATTGGCTGCGACAATCCTGAC TGCCCCATCGAGTGGTTCCACTTCGCATGCGTTGGCCTCACCACAAAGCCGAAAGGCAAGTGGTTCTGCCCCAAGTGTACGCAGGACCGAAAGAAGAAATAG
- the LOC120458558 gene encoding inhibitor of growth protein 5 isoform X1, giving the protein MSSAIYLENYLDGLESLPTELERNFKLMRKLDDRAQTAMKSIDSHAKDFMRKLGENGAMSEEERRERQEDIKALFGKAKEYSDDKVQLAIQTYELVDKQIRRLDNDLARFEGEIQEKASSTRAKSEEVVAKKGRKKTKDSKTTGKKKKSASSDEETGRGNNQSNANSSVNSSSNAGQGTKKKKSKVNQEKETRKGGAQKKTVEVDDSEKESCHTAATHPSDVMDMPVDPNEPTYCLCHQVSYGEMIGCDNPDCPIEWFHFACVGLTTKPKGKWFCPKCTQDRKKK; this is encoded by the exons ATGTCTTCGGCTATATACCTAGAGAACTATTTGGATG GATTGGAAAGCCTGCCAACGGAGCTGGAGAGAAATTTTAAGCTGATGCGAAAACTGGACGACCGAGCACAAACAGCGATGAAAAGCATAGATAGCCACGCCAAGGACTTTATGCGAAAGCTGGGCGAGAACGGCGCCATGAGCGAGGAGGAGAGGAGGGAGCGCCAGGAGGACATCAAGGCGCTGTTCGGAAAGGCCAAGGAGTACAGCGACGACAAGGTGCAGCTGGCCATCCAGACCTACGAACTAGTGGACAAGCAGATCCGGCGACTGGACAACGATTTAGCCCGCTTTGAGGGAGAGATCCAGGAGAAGGCCTCATCTACGCGTGCAAAATCCGAGGAAGTGGTGGCCAAGA AAGGTCGAAAAAAAACCAAGGACAGCAAGACGAcgggaaaaaagaaaaagtcgGCATCCTCAGATGAGGAAACTGGGCGGGGCAACAACCAATCTAACGCCAATTCCAGTGTTAATTCGAGCAGCAATGCCGGGCAAGgtaccaaaaagaaaaagtcaAAGGTAAATCAAGAAAAAGAAACTCGCAAGGGGGGCGCACAAAAG AAAACCGTCGAGGTTGATGACTCTGAGAAGGAATCCTGCCACACGGCCGCCACTCATCCCAGCGACGTTATGGACATGCCCGTCGACCCCAATGAGCCCACATATTGCCTATGTCACCAGGTATCCTATGGAGAGATGATTGGCTGCGACAATCCTGAC TGCCCCATCGAGTGGTTCCACTTCGCATGCGTTGGCCTCACCACAAAGCCGAAAGGCAAGTGGTTCTGCCCCAAGTGTACGCAGGACCGAAAGAAGAAATAG